In the Drosophila teissieri strain GT53w chromosome 3R, Prin_Dtei_1.1, whole genome shotgun sequence genome, CGATTATAGATAGTATagatatatgtgcatatgtatggataaatatgtatgtatataagaGCGACCGCATTATAGCGCGCTGTCTGAACATTTTGCTCCATCTCACTGCTGTTTTTTCGGGCCTTTTGGATTCTTTGTTTTTCCACAGCTCAGTCTGCAGTTGTGGCCTCTTCGTTTTTGGGCTCTTTCCAAAATAGAAACTTTTGATAAGGTTTATGAGTGCCGTTTTAAAATAGTGACGTATGTCTGCGCTATAATGGTATCAGCCATTATCGtgcattaaattgtttatagaACTCTCTTAATGTTTCTAATATTGGGAGAACTTaggaaatttgaattttgctTTCTAATCTCAGCAAAAAATGTATGAGCTTCATTTATGCTTCATGAAGTAGTTTCAAATGTGCCAAGTGATAAGAAGAAACATAAAAACCATGTAGAATTTATATATGTGCTTTCCactgtttattttgaatttaaagccAATACCACTTGATATACACGATCGCTTTGCCAAGCCAATCTACCAAGTTACCAACACAGCGACAGCGAAATGGCGAGTATAGTACATACACAAATTCaagaatgaatatttatttgtgcgGTGACGCCACCGAAATTTTTCACAGTCGGCGGTCCAGTTGGAATGACAGACGACCTGATAATACAaactcagatacagatacaccggctcagctacagatacagatacagctacagatacggGGATACATGTGTATACTGTTCGACAGAGAGCGAGCGGGCTTTCGTCACCAACTTGGACTTCCGTCCCACAATTTGTTTAAAGTTCGTGTACGTGCTTGGGCTTGggcagttttaattaatttcattatgtTTCGCCGACTGTCTGCCTTGTTTATTATGCAATCACACACATTTTTCCACAATTTGCATATTGATTTTGGCGTTTTGTTTATTGGCTTTTCAGCGCTTTTTCCCCGCCCCATTAGCGACCGCCCGttaattgacaaacaaaaccagcgaaaattacattttcatgCAACAGAGAGCCGGCAaaacggcgacggcgacggcgacttTGCCTCATCCCCATCCAAGTTAGTACAATAAAAGTTTGAGCGCACATTTTcagtgttgttttttttttcttttttattgtaattgcGCAGAGCGATTTTAGTGACGATGATGTCATATGGTCGGCAATGTGGAGCTGCGGAGTTGTGCGATTGCCAGTATTTGCCACAACGGTGGACCGCAAACAAACTGGTTGGGCTGCTCGCATttgaaatacaaacaaacaatccGAAAATCGGGCACGAAAACATATACTACTATACCCCaaagtatataataataaaaaacccGTCCGGCTGCGGCTGTCAGGGGGCAAGTCCAAGGTTACAGTCGCACTCTCGAACCAGACCCCATCGATTCGATGTGGAGGGGTCAACTTGCAGGGcagcgaaaatattttaattaatttcggcCGCGCCCAAAATGCCACAACCACCCTAACCTTAAACGAATCGCAGCTAAACCTTAAAGCAAATAGAGGGCAACAAACCTGCACGCAGAAAAACCTTTCAAAACTGCCATgtattggaaaatgtttatgttttcaatGTACTAGGAGGAGATCTTTCCAACAAAAGGATTACACTACtgtattacattacattttatGTATTAACATTAGTTACCTAAAAGCGGTGTGAGTTTAGGAACATATCTTCTATATACCTATCGcataaacattatttattgcCGTGCACGGAAAATCGAATCGGAAAAGTGGCAAGAGGAGGGAGAAACGACCTTCGTCACTAGCACGACATGCAGCACTCAGGCGGAGCAAGTGCGTCAAATCCTTGACTGACTGCGCGCAGGATAATGTCGAGGACAATGCAGGTCAAGGCGACGGGCGGAAGCAGGTGAAACCCCACTAAATggcagctggctggctgactggcagACAATAAATAAGAACGAACGCAAACATCGCTCTCTTGTGCATTCGCattccacgcccacatttcACCCACGACGAATGGTTCTGTTTGTACGCACAAACATTTCTAGTTTGGAAGAGCAACAACATAATATACACACAAGCGATTCCTATTATTTGGCAAGGCAAATCAACAGTTGCGGCCACATAAATAGGAAGCATGCCTGTTTACCTAAGTGGCTCAGTCCCGAATGTAAacattgatttattaaatacgttccgcagtggaaaatttatatttgtttggctAAACAACTTGTTTGGTAAATATTAAACACACTCTTCATTTACAATGTATCTGCAATCTGTGGTTGGTATTTCATGACCGCTGGTGTTCACGAATACGCGTTGGTTTCTTTCACGAATTACTCATCCAATTCAAAATGCTTGGcaagtgttttttttgctttttatgctGTGCTACCTGACGcacatgtatgtatttatatttaagcacAGCCAAAGTTTAGAGTTTTCGGTGCTTCGGTCGATTTGAAAGTGCTTCCTGTATGCTTATTAGacgaaaagtgaaaagagcaccccacacaaacacacacacacacacaagcacaagtGCAGCTGATGACGCTGCAGCTACGAAAATAGCATTCAATTAGACAAGTGAAGGGGTTGGGGGCTGTGGAGGgggaaaataaggaaaatgaGTGTAGGGGGATGGCAAAGGGGAGGGGGATTGGAGCACGACACAAGAGGAGATGCCACTTTCTATGCAAGTGCTCTGACCTATATAACCCCGCCTGGGAAACGCCAACGAAACACCAATGGAACACCATGAGATGCACGGCGGAGACGAACAAATCAACGACGAAATAAATGAGAAAAATTCCACTAAATGAATGAGGGGCTGGTGGGTGGCTAGTGATCGGGGATTGGGGAATGGGACTCGTCGTTCGCCCCTTTCGCTTTCATTTGAGCACGGGCACAGCGGCATCGCAGTGAAACGAAAAAGGAAACCCAGTGGAAGTCAATGCTCTTGTCATGACTTCATGTCGAGCAGTTGCTGCCGCCTTTGCCGGAGACGGAGATTCGGATGGCTATTGTTAAGCCTTTTGCGGCGGGCGACTCCACGTTATGGGGTCCACATCGACGACCActtccacgtccacatccacatccacagccatattcatatccatatccacatccccatccacatccccatcctcacCAAGTCCAAGTCAATTAGGCATTTTAGGCACGCATGCAACTACTTGTAGACGGGATGAATAATGCACTTGGAGAAATGGCCAATATCCATTGCAGTAGTGCAAAGCTAACCCACCCAAACAAGGAATGTGTCTTCCATATAGCCACATGTTGAAATATgggaaatatgaaatatattgtCCATCGTTATCTTCACATCTTCTGTATTTCGCTACTATTTCGATTGTTTTAGTTACATTTGAGTTAACCCATGAAGTGGTTTTTACCAATTTGAAACCGCCTAATGCTTAAAAAAGTGGGCAAAAAGAAGCAATGGTTCAACTGGGGATACGATTTCTGCGATCTGCGAAGTAATAGTCGTAGCAATTCCTCATTCCCACACAAAAACGAACCCCTTTTTTTAGGGCagtgtatgtatatgaacTCAATTAGGGCCAGTAGCGGAGTAGCCGAGTAATTAATCATTGACAACACAAGTACACGTCTCGAATAGCGGTATATGAAAGCCCTTTGCTGCGGCAACTCGAGAATGGAAGGCGGAAAATGTAGGAATCCGATGCCAAAAGGCAGGCCcatattcccattcccatttccattcccattcacaTGCACAgtcacatgcacatgcacatcgAACGGTTGGCAGGTTTACAGGTTTACGGGTTATTCGAGAGCGGCTCTCACGGCGGGACGCCCTAACGGTATCGTGTGTAATTGCAGTTGCACAAGCACTTTGAGGTTTATTCGGTCAGGTTTTCAGCTGCCTCCACCCCACCGATATCACCCCGAAAAGTCAACACAAAAACGTTAAGAAGTAAAAAGGTAAAGAAGCGAACACGAAACATGTTCTTACAACAACACTGACGTCATCCCAGCTGAGAAATTAAAATAGGGAGTGGACGTGGACTACAATCATATGCGAGTGGGGCCGTGTTggtgagagagagagcgcgaggGAGGAGATGGGCGATCCGACTCTCAGCTGGCCCGTATTGATTGATGATGACCCACCGGCAGCGGGTGAGGAAGGGGAGCGGcgaaggggaaaggggaacGTGCGAGAGACCACCTGAGCTACTATCCCTCTCCCTCTGCCCCGCGCCTAGTGAACCACTCCTACGATACGATAAGGCCGATAATGCCATAATGCTGCTatcgcaccacccaccaccccctttcgATAACTTTgcgcagacacacacacgcacacacacctcAATCAACGAGAGAGAGTATCTGTGTTTGTCGGCAGATAACTTACCCATAGCGAGATACTATATACTGCTGTGCTCTTCGCTTTTTCGCCTGCAAAACGGGGGAGGGAATCACGCACACTAGAACAGAGAGACACACACGGGGAAAGCACAAATACTCGCGCACAGGTCACCACTACTTCCTCTTCACTTCACTAACAAAATTTTTCTTCTGCTTAgattttttctatttgtatCTTTCGCCGTATGCATTCGCAATCTGCGTAGCACGATTGTTAGACTGTGAGCGTGTGTGAGTCCGGATGGGAGTGTGGTTAATAATGCGTTCGCAGCTCAAATGACGAAAATGCGATTTGCGTTCGGTGTGGTcttgcaatttcaatttgccgaCAAAGATCACAGCGGAAAATGGTGGCCTTTTTGAAATGCCTAAAAAGTCTGATTCTCAAATCGGAGCTGCGACCAGCAAAAAAACACCGCACCGCACCAgcaacgaaaccgaaaccgacgGCAGCAAAAAGACGACTAAGTATCTGAGAGATGCGGTTCGGACGATAACGATTACATTCGAGTGTTGCGTAGTTCGAAATCGAACTGGCTCGATAACTCGCCTCGGGGAAGAGAAACtcaaagagaaaataaaatcacGGAAGATCACCAATTTCGCAATGTAGATTATATTTAtcgcgaaaaaaataaatcttttgcGGCGAGTGTAAAGGGTGGTGAACTTGGATATAATTGGAGAGGATGGAAACTCGGATGTGAAAGAGCGAGAGTTAGTGATGACACCGTTCGTGCCGCTGTACCGTTAAGAGCTGCTATAAATTTGGtattctataaataaataaggtaatctgattataaaatattaaaggtaaaatgaaatacaaagaAATATCTATAATAGGAATGTCTCcacttattaaaataaattctgaTAAATTCATTACTTTTCCGTTTAAATCTTTActtaaaacttttatttaaataagtgatttcttttttatgcGTTTTGCGTGTACATTTGCACAATAAGCTTTCTTAGaaggtaataataataataataattgtaataacattactaacaaaaataataatgagataaaattccatttataaTACAGTTAGAATAAAATTCATTATGTTATTGGCCCTTTGTTCAACTGTCTAGAACCATAGgatttctatatatatgttatataattatatatattatatttgtaggcatgaatgtataatgattcATAATAATTccaaaaagtgttttaaaaactATCAATAAACATTTCAATGACGCTTTCATATTCACCCGCAGCATAATTATGTTGTGTGTTCGCCacccaattaaaatttaatagtACATTGAGatttgcaatattttaagCCCGGAGTTTAGGGTTTTCGTGGGTATTCACATTAACTACCGCGTACATAGGTGTACAAATTCCACCGCTTAAATCCTCATCTGCCTTTCGTACACGTTATCATTTAATGGATTGTTTCACATGTGAGTGTAATTAGATCTACCAGTGTAGTGTATAGCTTCAATTTCGTTTACTATGTGGTCTACATTGCCTCGACGACCCAGTGTGAATAAATTTGACTAAAATCAACGAACGTTGAATTGGGAACGGATATGATATACATACGTCGATCAATCTATTTTCGTACTTTGCTGCTTAACCTTTagtttgctttcaatttaGTTACAACTACAACTTTCAACTGcttgcatatatgcatatgtattcTCTATAGTTTTCCTTTAGCTAACTGCGAGTGCAAGAGTGTAGGATCTGCACTTGTTATTCCTGTCTCAAAATCTGCTAACAATCGCCAAAAGTACAAAATAAGGATATTGAATTCTATGCACAGCTATCTAATCAGAAGCTGGGTGACGGATCTGCCGCATCTACTCCTCATCCGAGTCGCCATCACTGGAGTAATGTGTGATTTGGGGGCGACGAATGAAAGGCGCCGTTATCACTTGTCTGCGAGCAAGTTCACAGGGTTAATTAGTATGTCTGAAAGGAGAGCAAGTCATACTTACGCAATGCGGCGGTAGTGATTCAGCCACTCCTCCAGCATTTGGGCGACCAGCAAGGGACGCTTGCTTAGCTTCTGTTGCGCCACCAGTAGGCCGCCATCAGTCACGCACACGTCCAGCCATTGACGCATCATCGACTCCTCGTTGCCAACCTGCAAGTAGGGAACCGAAATGTCTCTGCTCACAATGTTCCAtatgatatttaaataagctCTCACCTCCGATTGTGTAAGGAAATGTATGGGCAAAAGTTTCAGCTCGCAGTCCATAAGTGGGAGGTAGGTTACGTCCTCCACATCGTCACGCCGCCCATCGATGCGAGTGAATGGCTCCATGGGCACCAGGGCGCTGAAATGGCCGCGTGTGTAGCCCAGTGCTATCGGTGACTTGGTGCAAAAGTTTTGATCCCAGAACAAAGGCAAGTAGACACCTAGAAACAAGCCAATTTAATTGATGCAAATCAGCGAAGTTACAAAAACAATAGCTACCTTCGAATCGCGCATATCCAATGTCCTCGCCCCGAAAACTTTTGACGTACTTTACGCCGTACACGATGATCGGTCGCCGAAGGATGTGCGCCAGCGCAAAGATGTGCAGTTGCTCCAGCGACGAGCCGGGCTGGCTGGCCAATGACAGTAGTGTACTCCAGTCCTCCTCGAACTGAGAGTCCTCCAGCGTAAAGTGCAGCATCGAAGCTTGCAGCATCTCGTACTCTTTCCAGCGAGTAAAGAACCTACAATAAAATACGAGTAATTTTAGAAAACGGACGATATATCAAACAAAAGCGTTTAACTTACACGTGTCCGCACTGGTGTAGTGTGTCGGCGAGTGCCCGCCTCAGGATATTGTCACGATCGAAGACGCCCCAGGTGGCCTGCATGGCCGAGTCCAGCAGGCAGTCGCCCGCACTGCGGTTCCATAGGACGAACATCCGGGAGCTGAGGCGAGCAGTGATCTCCAGCGACCAATTCAAGGCTGGCGGCGGCGTCTCCAGCTGTTTCTGCGCGTCGCGGTCGAGCAGCTCGTCGTAGAGCTGCTCCTGTATGGGGATCGGCAGCTCCTCAATCTCGGCGGGGAGGGCGAAGGTGGCGTGCTTTTGCACATAGTGGCAGGGGAGTCCGGACTTGCGCAAGCGCAGGGTATTGGCAAAGTGGCGCCGAATGTCGGCCGCCAAGTCGGGAGCCACGTAGGACGGCACGCGTTTGATGCCCGGCCCCGAACCGGAGATCTGGGCCAGCAGCATCGGCAGCATCTCCTCGCGATGAAAACGAATGGCCAGATGGATCAGGGTGTGGCCCACATCGAAGGCCGAGTTGCGGTTGAGGGCGGCAATCTCGGTGCTGGTCAACGAACGGGCTGGATTGCCGCCGCAGGAGAGGTACGCCTCCACAGCGCTGTAGTTGTTCTCCACGACGCCCAGGCAGGCGTTCAGCCACTGCCAGTCCACCTGTCGTCGGATTTGACGCTGGCGGCGCTCCTGCCGCTCTTGCAGCGTATCACAGTTGTTGATGGTTTCTGAGGAACCTGGAGAAAGATTATCAATTAGCCATACCCAGAGAAATCACATTATAAACTCTTACCCAGTTGGTAAATGTGCTTCTTATTGAACGAGTTATTGACGCTGACAGTATCCACGTTTGGCTGCTGCGGTTGTTGCTGATTCTCCTCCTGGCTGTTCAGGCTGGATGAGGCGTGCAAGTCGTTCTGCGACCCACTAATCTCCCGCTCCCTCGTCTTGCCGCACATGGAGCACTTGATGCTCCGCGGCCAGTTCTCGTAAGTGCACGACTAAGGAAATGCTAACTTTAAATACATCTGAGCGAATAAGTTGGTTTATGGGCACATACGTTACACGCCCACTTGGCCACATAgcactgcttctgctgctgcggcgggaCGGCGGCGGAGGATGAGGATTCccgatgttgctgcggctgcagctggagctgcatctgctgctgatggACAGGCTGACGGTGCTGGGACTGCGACTGGTTGTGGGATGCATTGGCGAGATTGTTTAGATGCGTAGCATCGTCGATGCCAGGACTAAGACTCAAGCGATTGGAGGCCGTGGCGCCGATAAGCTGACTTGGCTTATTGGCCAAGTTTTCCTCCGAGCCGCTGATGCGAAGGGCTTGCAGCGCCTCTCCTGCACGATCCGCGTCTGCCTCGTTATCCATGTCCTTGTTGCCACGCTCTATGGCCTCGCCGCCGCGCTTCGTGCAGCACTGGACGCACCGCAAGCTGCGCGGCCAGTTGAGATAGGTGCACACCTTGCAGGGCCACTTTTCGCTGTCCGCCACGTTGCTCTGCCGTGCCTGGCTCTGCGGCTGCAGCGAGTAGCACGTGGACGAGGGTGTGGGCGACATTACGGCCACCTCGACGGCAGCCGCCTCCTCCGCATCGGTGCAGCTCTCCTGGGCTGGACTCAGACTGCAAGAAAGAGTATTATTTAGCTATCTTCTCTGGTTCACAGATTGACCCAGTTGTCTTACCGGAAGATGTCCTCGTTGAGCAGCGGCTTGGACGCCTGGCACATGGTGCATTTCAGCGAGGATGGATAGTTCTCGTAGGTGcaaatttcacatttccatttctgcgCATCGTCTTTGGTATCGCACATCGTTTTGTGCGCGGAGCCGGCCAATGCAGTTGCTCTGCCAATGAGAAGGGATCATACGTTGAATTTATGATATAGGATATACGTTTCTTGCCAAGTGAAGGGATCCCATAGAATGTTTGCAAGCGCTTTTGCTTTCGCTAGTCAAATCCACCTGTCTGCCTTTTTCActtcaaaattgtttaatttctgAACACTATTCAGCCTTAGATAATCATTTTAGTTGAAGTTGATAGAGGATGTAAAGAGTTTGATCAATAATGTATAGCTATGTTGATTTTAGTCGGAAAAGAAATGTGAGCTGATGCGATGTTGCCATCAAAAGATACAGATTATCTGAAAACTAATATTGGATTTATAAGTACGCAGGCAAATTTACAATTTGGAGGACATTTCAATTTACCTTGACTTATTTCGCAAAGTATAAAGACTACCACTAAGTAGTTGTGTGTCAATCAACGAAATCTATCTACCAGCGAAACGTCTAAGCAACTATTTCATGGATAGGGTGTCTCCATCTTCGGTGGACGAATCCGCCACTTCCGACTCGTTAATAAGGTCAAACAACAGTTAGCGAGGCAGAAGCCGTGTCCTTGACCCTGAGACATAATTCGCAGATACATCCACCGATATGTACATCTGCCTtggctccatttccatttcccccacTGGCGTCACAGTCAGCCTTCGGGTTCTCGGTCCCTGGGATTGCATTGGAATGGATTGGATGGCATGGGATGGCATggcatgggatgggatgggattggATAGGGCCTGGTATAGGTATGGGTAGTAGTAGTGATAGtagtggtggtgctgggtgctaCTGCTGGGTCGCTTGCAATTGTTTGTTGCCATTATAATTCgcttgtgtgtatgtatggCATGTGTCGCGTGCGATGTACGTATGCATGCACGTATGTACACTGGTATGTCAGTTTTCGCGCTAGTTTCTTATTGGGATTCGCCCCGTGCCATCCCATCCATCCCACAAACGGCCCCCGCCACCCCCATCACTTCGACGTCTTCCCCACAGTACCTGGCGCAGAAAATCGCAAGGCCTTTTGCAGCAGTCCCAGAAAacgcgactgcgactgcgaccaCGACTACGGCTACGACTACGACCACGACAGCGATTCgcttcgatttgatttgattcgaATCGAGtcgatttaaatatataacaatcACAATATAGGGCCCGCGAGTATAGCTGTAGTGGCTATAAGGTCTATTTGCTATTAGCGCCGTCGGCCACCCGCGCCCGCAGCAGCGACACTATATCGACGTCGAACCAATATTGCCAG is a window encoding:
- the LOC122621551 gene encoding ubiquitin thioesterase trabid; the encoded protein is MCDTKDDAQKWKCEICTYENYPSSLKCTMCQASKPLLNEDIFRLSPAQESCTDAEEAAAVEVAVMSPTPSSTCYSLQPQSQARQSNVADSEKWPCKVCTYLNWPRSLRCVQCCTKRGGEAIERGNKDMDNEADADRAGEALQALRISGSEENLANKPSQLIGATASNRLSLSPGIDDATHLNNLANASHNQSQSQHRQPVHQQQMQLQLQPQQHRESSSSAAVPPQQQKQCYVAKWACNSCTYENWPRSIKCSMCGKTREREISGSQNDLHASSSLNSQEENQQQPQQPNVDTVSVNNSFNKKHIYQLGSSETINNCDTLQERQERRQRQIRRQVDWQWLNACLGVVENNYSAVEAYLSCGGNPARSLTSTEIAALNRNSAFDVGHTLIHLAIRFHREEMLPMLLAQISGSGPGIKRVPSYVAPDLAADIRRHFANTLRLRKSGLPCHYVQKHATFALPAEIEELPIPIQEQLYDELLDRDAQKQLETPPPALNWSLEITARLSSRMFVLWNRSAGDCLLDSAMQATWGVFDRDNILRRALADTLHQCGHVFFTRWKEYEMLQASMLHFTLEDSQFEEDWSTLLSLASQPGSSLEQLHIFALAHILRRPIIVYGVKYVKSFRGEDIGYARFEGVYLPLFWDQNFCTKSPIALGYTRGHFSALVPMEPFTRIDGRRDDVEDVTYLPLMDCELKLLPIHFLTQSEVGNEESMMRQWLDVCVTDGGLLVAQQKLSKRPLLVAQMLEEWLNHYRRIAQVITAPFIRRPQITHYSSDGDSDEE